The Streptomyces achromogenes DNA segment GCTCGTCGACGGCCTCGCCGCGCCCAGCGACCCGCTGCGGCTGCCCGACGTGGCACCGCTGACCACGCGCGGCGTCGGCGAGGAGCCCGTGAGCGTCCTGCTGCCCGCCGCTCATCCGCTCGCCCGCCGCAGCGGTCTGCGTCTCGGCGACCTCGTCGACGCGCGCTGGCTGGACGCACCCGACGCCGGGCTGCCGCTGCCCCAGCTGCGCGCCGCCGCCGGCGGCCACGGCTTCCGCGCCGCGCTGCGCTACGACGGCTGCGACGTCAGGCTGCTGACCGCGCTCGCCGCCGCCGGTCACGGCCTGACCCTGCTGCCCCGCTCGGCCGCCGCGGGAGTCCCGGGGGCGGTCGCCGTGCCCGTCGTCGAGCCCCGGGTCGTGCACCGGGTCGAGATCGTGCACGCCGCAGCGCCGCCGGGAGGCGCGGCCCGCGCTCTGCTGGAGGCGTTGGCCACGCGCGCGTGAGGCGCACAAGCCGTGGACGGTGTCCCTGGGGCGGGGGCCGTGTCGGGCACGCGCGCGTGAGGCGCGGCAGCCGTGAACGGCGTCGTGGGGGCGGGGTCGCGTCGTCCGCGCGCGGGACGCGCAGTGCGCGGGGACGCCCGTACCTCGTCCGAATCCGGGACAGTCTCACTCTTTCGTGACTGGTGGTGGGCGGGTGAGCCGGGTAGAGCACCAGCCGGAGGCGATCCATGGAACAGACAGCGTTGCGACCCAAGCCCCTGCCGGGCCAGGACCCCGCGGGCGCCGCCCTGCCGAGCGGCGGCCCGGGCCACCGTCCGTCCGCCGCACGCCGCCGCGGACGACGTCCGACGACCCTGGTGGCCGGCCTGTTCGCCGGCACGGCCCTCGTCCTGTCCGGCGTCGGTCTGGGCACCGTGGGGGCGACCGTGATCGGCATGAGCAGGCTGGCCGAGCTGCAGCGACAGGCGGAGCTCGGGGGAGACGCAGGGCCGGAGGGGTGGGCCGGACGGGCCGGGCCGACGGATCGGCCGCAGGCGTCGGGCGGTACACGGGAGGGCAGGACGGCGGCGCGGTCCGGGCCGGGCGGCGCGGCCTCCAGCGCGGCCGCAGGGGCCGAGGCCGGGGCGTCCGGCGGGGCCGGGGCGTCGTCGCGCGCGGCCGGGGCGAGCCTGGGGCTCGAGGCGGTGGACGCCGCGAGGACGGGCGCCGAGATCGTCGCCGTCCACGTCCCCGGTCCCGGTTTCACGGCGGGCCTGGTCCGCGGCGACGTCCTGCTGACCTTCGGCGGCGCCGGGATCGACTCGGCGACCGACCTCGCCCGGGCGGTCGACCGGGCGCGCCCCGGAGCGGAGGTGGAGGTGACGGTCCGCCATCGCGGCGGCGGGTACCGGAAGGTGACGGTCGTCCCCGGGATCGTCACCTGACACGGGCCGGGACGGCCCCCGGGACCCGCGGGGGCCGTCGGCACGCCACACGCGCGCACCCTCCGGCAGACCACCGGCCCCCCGTCACCTGGGACGCGCCGTTCGTGGGCCGGATCTGCGCGTTCTCTCCCGGACCGGGGCGCGCCGCCGTCCCGAGCACATCCGAGACGGAATGCCGCTCCTTCCCGGCCTGCGCCCGGCCTTCCCGGCTTGCGCCCGGCCTTTCCGGCTTGCGCCCGGCCTTTCCGGCCTGTGCCCGGCCGACCTGGGCGGGTCGTCCGTCCGAAACCCTTGTCAACCGGCTCGCGCGACCCCCGCCGGGCGGGCAGGATGCTGCCCGTGGTCATCTCGCCGGCGTCACCTCGTCCGTCACCTTGTCCACGGCCGCAACGGCACCAGCAGTCACCTCAGTCGCCACGTCCCTCCTGGGAGGCCCGGATGACCGGCACCGCCCCCGCGCCCTTCACCGCCGACGACTACCGGGCCCGCATGGAACGCGCCGCGCGGGAGGCCGCCGACGCCGGACTCGCCGGACTCCTCGTGGCGCCCGGACCCGACCTCGTCTGGCTCACCGGCTACGCGCCGACCGCCGCCACCGAACGGCTCACCCTGCTCGTCCTCGCCGCCGGCCGGGACCCGGCCCTCGTCGTGCCCGCCCTCGAGGCCCCCGACGCCGCGAAGGCGGCCGGCGCCCCCGTCCTCACGCTGCGGGACTGGATCGACGGCAAGGACCCCTACGCCGTCACCGCCGCCCTCCTCGACGACCGCGGGCGGTTCGGGATCAGCGACAGCGCCTGGGCGATGCACCTGCTGGCCCTGCAGAAGGTCCTGCCCGCCACCTCCTACACCTCCCTCACCGAGTCCCTGCCCATGCTGCGCGCCGTCAAGGACGCCGCCGAGCTGGAGCTGATGGCGGCGGCGGGAGCGGCCGCGGACCGGGTGTTCGAGGAGATCCGCCAGGTTCCCTTCCGAGGGCGCAGGGAGACGGAGGTCGGTGCCGAGCTGGCCGCACTCCTGCGCCGGTTCGGCCACTCCCAGGTCGACTTCACCATCGTCGCCTCGGGGCCGAACGGCGCGAACCCGCACCACGAGGTCGGCGACCGCGTCATCGAGCACGGCGACATGGTCGTCCTCGACTTCGGCGGCCTCAAGGACGGCTACGGCTCCGACACCTCCCGCACCGTGCACGTCGGCGAGCCCACCGACGAGGAACGCCGGGTGCACGACCTGGTGCGCGAGGCGCAGGAAGCGGGATTCCGGGCGGTCCGGCCCGGCGTGGCCTGCCAGGAGGTCGACCGGGCGGCCCGCGCGGTCATCGCCGACGCCGGCTACGGCGCGAACTTCATCCACCGCACCGGCCACGGCATCGGGGTCACCACCCACGAGCCGCCGTACATGATCGAGGGCGAGGAGCGGCCCCTCGTGCCCGGTATGTGCTTCTCCGTGGAGCCCGGCGTGTACCTGCCCGGCCGGTTCGGCGTGCGCATCGAGGACATCGTCACGGTCACCGAGGACGGCGGCCGCCGCCTCAACGACACCACCCGCGAGCTGGTCATAGTGGACTGACCCGCTCCCAGGAGTCCCCGGCACCCACCCGAACGGCACGGCGCGATCATGAACCAGGCACCGACACCCACCGCGGACACCGTCCGCCGGCTGGTCCGTGCGCTCCTCGAGGAGAACGGGGCGAGCGGCCCCGGACCGGAGGTGCGGCCCGTCACCGAGGGCGGCGCGCCCACCACCTGGTGGGTCGGCGCCCGCCATGTGCTGCGGCTCGCCCCCGACCGCGAGGCGACCGTGCGCCGCCGTCGTGAACTGCGGCTGCGCGACCTGGTCCGGCAGCACCTCCCGATCGCCGTGCCGACCGGTGTCGCGCACGGCGAGTGGTCGCCGGGGCTCGCCTACACCCTCGACGCGCGGCTGCCCGGCGGCACGGCCGAGGAGCACGACGTGTCGGCCGTCGGCGAGGCCGACCTCGCCGGACTGCTCAGCGGGCTGCGCGAGGTGCCGGCCCGGCAGGCGGACGCGCTCGGCGTGCCGCGGGCCGCCCCACGCTCCCTGGAGGCGCTGCGCCGAATGGCCGTGGCCGCCGCCGAACGCCTCGGCCGCGCCGACGAGTTCGACCCCGCCCGGCTGCACCAGCTCACCCCGGCGGGCGCGGCCCAGCTCGCCGCCCAGGCCGCCCCCGCGGTCCTCGTCCACCACGCGCTGCGCGGCGAGCACCTCGTGGTGAGCGCCGACGGCCGGGTGCGCGGCGTCCTCGACTGGACCGACGCGGTCCTCGGGGATCCCGCCGAGGACATCGCGGGCCTCGCCCTCGCCGTCGGCGCGGGGGCCGCCGTCCGGGCCGCCACCCTGGCCGGCTACGGCGCCCGCCCCTGCCTGCGCGGCCTGTGGCTCGCCCGCTGCGACACCGTCGTCCACCTCGCCCGGCGCGTCGAGGGCCGCAAGGCCGGCCCGCGGGACGCCGACGCACTCGCCCTCCCGCGGACCCGGTTGCGGCGCGCCTGGGAGGCGATCCTGCTGGAGCGGGTCACGGAGTTCCGCGAGGACGGGGACGGCGGGGACGCGACCGCGGCGGACGGGGACGGGGACGGGTAGGGCGAAGGACGCGCCGGACGGAGGGGCGTGCGCACGCACACGGACGTGTCCGAGGGCGCACTCCCGCCGGCCCCCCCGGCCCCCCGGCCCCCCGGCCGCCCGGCCTCACTCCTGCTCCAGGACCACGCACGCCTCCCCGGGGAGATGCAGCAGGCCGTCCGGGCCCGGGACGCCCACCGGTTCCCAGGCGGCCAGCACGCGCGCGGGGCGCGGGCCCAGCGGGATGG contains these protein-coding regions:
- a CDS encoding LysR family transcriptional regulator; this translates as MDPHLLRTYVTVARLASFSGAARQLGYTQSAVSQHIAALEQDLGSPLLTRRPVAPTPAGERLLEHAGPLLLRLDAARADVVRLASAPSHGLTLAVSPTSLGPAALAALPPAGVTLRVLGRDHVVAAVAEGAADLGLVDGLAAPSDPLRLPDVAPLTTRGVGEEPVSVLLPAAHPLARRSGLRLGDLVDARWLDAPDAGLPLPQLRAAAGGHGFRAALRYDGCDVRLLTALAAAGHGLTLLPRSAAAGVPGAVAVPVVEPRVVHRVEIVHAAAPPGGAARALLEALATRA
- a CDS encoding PDZ domain-containing protein: MEQTALRPKPLPGQDPAGAALPSGGPGHRPSAARRRGRRPTTLVAGLFAGTALVLSGVGLGTVGATVIGMSRLAELQRQAELGGDAGPEGWAGRAGPTDRPQASGGTREGRTAARSGPGGAASSAAAGAEAGASGGAGASSRAAGASLGLEAVDAARTGAEIVAVHVPGPGFTAGLVRGDVLLTFGGAGIDSATDLARAVDRARPGAEVEVTVRHRGGGYRKVTVVPGIVT
- a CDS encoding aminopeptidase P family protein, with amino-acid sequence MTGTAPAPFTADDYRARMERAAREAADAGLAGLLVAPGPDLVWLTGYAPTAATERLTLLVLAAGRDPALVVPALEAPDAAKAAGAPVLTLRDWIDGKDPYAVTAALLDDRGRFGISDSAWAMHLLALQKVLPATSYTSLTESLPMLRAVKDAAELELMAAAGAAADRVFEEIRQVPFRGRRETEVGAELAALLRRFGHSQVDFTIVASGPNGANPHHEVGDRVIEHGDMVVLDFGGLKDGYGSDTSRTVHVGEPTDEERRVHDLVREAQEAGFRAVRPGVACQEVDRAARAVIADAGYGANFIHRTGHGIGVTTHEPPYMIEGEERPLVPGMCFSVEPGVYLPGRFGVRIEDIVTVTEDGGRRLNDTTRELVIVD
- a CDS encoding aminoglycoside phosphotransferase family protein, which gives rise to MNQAPTPTADTVRRLVRALLEENGASGPGPEVRPVTEGGAPTTWWVGARHVLRLAPDREATVRRRRELRLRDLVRQHLPIAVPTGVAHGEWSPGLAYTLDARLPGGTAEEHDVSAVGEADLAGLLSGLREVPARQADALGVPRAAPRSLEALRRMAVAAAERLGRADEFDPARLHQLTPAGAAQLAAQAAPAVLVHHALRGEHLVVSADGRVRGVLDWTDAVLGDPAEDIAGLALAVGAGAAVRAATLAGYGARPCLRGLWLARCDTVVHLARRVEGRKAGPRDADALALPRTRLRRAWEAILLERVTEFREDGDGGDATAADGDGDG